Proteins from one Leptospira perdikensis genomic window:
- a CDS encoding FmdB family zinc ribbon protein, which yields MATYDYHCNTCDKDFEHVQSMKDDALTQCLCGKNGSVERRISASAGIIFKGSGFYVTDYKKTGSTPTSGSSDSGTT from the coding sequence ATGGCAACATACGATTACCACTGTAATACATGCGACAAAGACTTCGAACATGTTCAGTCTATGAAAGATGATGCACTCACCCAGTGCCTCTGTGGAAAAAACGGATCAGTCGAACGCAGGATTTCTGCGAGTGCAGGGATCATTTTTAAAGGATCTGGATTTTACGTAACGGATTATAAAAAAACCGGATCCACACCTACATCTGGCAGTTCTGATTCAGGAACTACTTAA